One genomic segment of uncultured Methanobrevibacter sp. includes these proteins:
- a CDS encoding type I restriction endonuclease, whose amino-acid sequence MTFEDDIKEFTKTIPEKLEHIDSEETSKIALITPFLRLMGYDTTNPAEVKAEYTADVGTKQGEKVDFAILEEGHPIIFIECKSATNKLSMDNISQLFRYFSITDIQIGILTNGVEYKFFTTGDDNNRMDEKPFLDINLLSLNKKDIKELEKFKKVNFDVDEVVSRADNLKYRNLIKKTLLAEFENPSDEFVKSIAKQVYDGILTQNMREKFGTIISVAVTEIINERVNKTLADAVASNEEEQEDNNAVEAEESINEEGVVTTDLEKEAYFIVKSIVSEVLDVSRVAMRDRKHYCNILFDDNQRFPIVRLHFNNLDHLRVEFYDKITLTSNGGKKGEKVDIEQLSDLYNHKERILSVVNEYLEM is encoded by the coding sequence ATGACTTTTGAAGATGATATTAAAGAATTTACTAAAACAATCCCTGAAAAACTTGAACATATAGATAGTGAAGAAACAAGCAAAATAGCATTAATAACTCCTTTTTTAAGATTAATGGGTTATGATACAACCAATCCCGCAGAAGTAAAAGCAGAATACACAGCAGATGTAGGAACCAAACAAGGAGAAAAAGTAGACTTCGCAATATTGGAAGAAGGACATCCAATTATTTTTATTGAATGTAAATCTGCAACAAACAAACTAAGTATGGACAACATCTCACAATTATTCCGCTATTTCAGTATTACTGATATTCAAATAGGTATTTTAACTAATGGTGTTGAATATAAATTCTTCACAACTGGAGATGACAATAACAGAATGGATGAAAAACCATTCCTGGACATAAACCTATTAAGTTTAAATAAAAAAGACATCAAAGAATTGGAGAAATTCAAAAAAGTAAATTTTGATGTTGATGAAGTTGTATCACGTGCCGATAATCTCAAATACAGAAACTTAATTAAAAAAACATTACTTGCAGAATTTGAGAATCCATCTGATGAATTTGTCAAGTCAATAGCTAAACAAGTTTATGATGGCATATTAACTCAGAATATGCGAGAGAAATTTGGTACAATTATTTCTGTAGCTGTTACAGAAATTATTAATGAAAGGGTTAATAAAACTTTGGCTGATGCAGTTGCAAGTAATGAAGAAGAACAGGAAGACAATAATGCTGTTGAAGCTGAAGAATCTATTAATGAAGAAGGAGTTGTAACTACTGATTTGGAAAAAGAAGCATACTTTATTGTTAAGTCAATTGTTTCTGAAGTTTTAGATGTTAGTCGTGTTGCAATGCGTGATAGGAAACATTATTGTAATATTTTATTTGATGATAATCAGAGGTTTCCTATTGTGAGATTACATTTCAATAATCTGGATCATCTTAGAGTTGAATTTTATGATAAGATTACTCTTACTAGTAATGGTGGTAAGAAGGGTGAGAAAGTAGATATTGAGCAACTTTCTGATTTGTATAATCATAAAGAGCGTATTCTTAGTGTTGTTAATGAATATTTAGAGATGTAA